One window of the Streptomyces sp. ITFR-21 genome contains the following:
- a CDS encoding Hsp20/alpha crystallin family protein — MLMRTDPFRDFDRLAQQLLGTQAKPAAMPLTAFRDGGDFVVRFDLPGIDPESIDLDIERNVLTVRAQRPGHTPDGAELVADERTLGTFTRQVFLGDTLDTDRITASYEHGVLTVHIPVSEKAKPRKIQIEGADTRHAIAA; from the coding sequence ATGCTGATGCGTACTGACCCGTTCCGTGACTTCGACCGGCTCGCGCAGCAGCTGCTCGGCACCCAGGCCAAGCCCGCCGCCATGCCGCTGACCGCCTTCCGCGACGGCGGGGACTTCGTGGTCCGCTTCGACCTCCCGGGCATCGACCCGGAGTCCATCGACCTGGACATCGAGCGCAACGTGCTCACCGTCAGGGCCCAGCGGCCCGGCCACACCCCGGACGGCGCGGAACTCGTCGCCGACGAGCGCACCCTGGGCACCTTCACCCGGCAGGTCTTCCTCGGCGACACCCTCGACACGGACCGCATCACCGCGTCCTACGAGCACGGCGTCCTGACCGTCCACATCCCGGTCAGCGAGAAGGCCAAGCCCCGCAAGATCCAGATCGAGGGCGCGGACACCCGCCACGCCATCGCGGCGTAA
- a CDS encoding UDP-N-acetylmuramate dehydrogenase, whose translation MDVQENASLADLTTFRLGGPADRLVVARTDGELVEAVAAADRRGEPVLVLGGGSNVVIADGGFRGTAVQVATRGITVAGTRVEVAAGEEWAGAVTATVAAGLAGVECLAGVPGSAGATPIQNVGAYGQEVSSTITEVVAYDRVAGGTVTLGNAECRFSYRHSRFKTEPERFVVLRVRFELEDAGGLSGPLKYAETARALGVEPGDRVPLAEAAQAVLALRRGKGMVLDPADHDTWSAGSFFTNPVLTPAAWDAFLLRVHAHLGAGTEPPAYPAEDGRTKTSAAWLIDRAGFPKGYGTGPARISTKHTLALTNRGTATTEDLLTLAREVRDGVRKTFGIPLTNEPVLVGTHL comes from the coding sequence GTGGACGTACAGGAGAATGCCTCGCTCGCGGATTTGACCACCTTTCGGCTGGGGGGGCCCGCTGACCGGCTGGTCGTCGCGCGGACGGACGGGGAGCTGGTCGAGGCGGTGGCGGCGGCGGACCGGCGGGGCGAGCCGGTGCTGGTGCTGGGGGGCGGCAGCAACGTGGTGATCGCCGACGGCGGGTTCCGCGGCACCGCCGTGCAGGTCGCCACGCGGGGGATCACCGTGGCGGGCACCCGGGTGGAGGTCGCCGCCGGGGAGGAGTGGGCGGGCGCGGTGACGGCCACGGTGGCGGCCGGCCTGGCCGGGGTGGAGTGCCTGGCCGGCGTCCCGGGGTCGGCGGGGGCGACGCCGATCCAGAACGTGGGCGCGTACGGCCAAGAGGTGTCGAGCACGATCACCGAGGTGGTCGCGTACGACCGGGTGGCGGGCGGGACCGTCACCCTCGGCAACGCCGAGTGCCGGTTCTCCTACCGGCACAGCCGGTTCAAGACGGAACCGGAGCGGTTCGTCGTCCTGCGGGTCCGGTTCGAGCTGGAGGACGCCGGGGGCCTGTCCGGGCCGCTGAAGTACGCCGAGACCGCCCGCGCGCTCGGCGTCGAACCCGGTGACCGGGTGCCGCTGGCCGAGGCCGCACAGGCCGTCCTGGCCCTGCGCCGCGGCAAGGGCATGGTCCTGGACCCCGCCGACCACGACACCTGGTCGGCCGGCTCCTTCTTCACCAACCCGGTCCTGACCCCCGCCGCATGGGACGCCTTCCTGCTCCGCGTCCACGCCCACCTGGGCGCCGGCACCGAACCCCCCGCCTACCCCGCGGAGGACGGCCGTACGAAGACGTCCGCCGCCTGGCTGATCGACCGCGCCGGCTTCCCCAAGGGCTACGGCACCGGCCCGGCCCGCATCTCCACCAAACACACCCTCGCCCTCACCAACCGCGGCACCGCCACCACGGAAGACCTCCTCACCCTCGCCCGCGAGGTCCGCGACGGCGTCCGGAAGACCTTCGGAATCCCCCTCACCAACGAGCCCGTCCTCGTCGGCACCCACCTCTGA
- a CDS encoding adenosine deaminase: MAREVRTTGGAQAAEDRGPAAPEGYAEAPAAPGGYAAVRDRAPAAPGGRPPAPREIRSLPKAHLHLHFTGSMRPGTLLELADKHGVHLPEALTSGEPPQLRATDERGWFRFQRLYDIARSCLRTPEDIQRLVREAAEEDAADGSGWLEIQVDPTSYAPRLGGLIPTLEIILDAVRSASRETGVGMAVVVAANRMKHPLDARTLARLAVRYADRGVVGFGLSNDERRGLARDFDRAFAIAREGGLLAAPHGGELSGPASVRDCLDDLHAERIGHGVRAAEDPHLLKRLAESGVTCEVCPASNVALGVYDKPEDVPLRTLFDAGVRLALGADDPLLFGSRLAAQYEIARDVHAFTDPELAELARHSVYASRAPEETRTRLLADIDAWAEG; the protein is encoded by the coding sequence ATGGCACGTGAGGTACGTACGACAGGCGGGGCCCAGGCGGCCGAGGACCGGGGCCCGGCCGCCCCGGAAGGGTACGCGGAGGCCCCGGCGGCCCCGGGCGGGTACGCGGCGGTCCGCGACCGGGCTCCGGCGGCGCCCGGCGGCCGGCCGCCCGCTCCGCGGGAGATCCGCAGCCTGCCCAAGGCACATCTGCATCTGCACTTCACCGGCTCCATGCGCCCCGGCACCCTGCTGGAGCTGGCCGACAAGCACGGAGTGCACCTGCCCGAGGCGCTGACCTCCGGCGAGCCGCCGCAGCTGCGGGCCACCGACGAGCGCGGCTGGTTCCGCTTCCAGCGGCTCTACGACATCGCCCGCTCCTGCCTGCGCACCCCGGAGGACATCCAGCGGCTGGTCCGCGAGGCCGCGGAGGAGGACGCGGCGGACGGCTCCGGCTGGCTGGAGATCCAGGTCGACCCGACCTCGTACGCCCCCCGGCTCGGCGGCCTGATCCCGACCCTGGAGATCATCCTGGACGCGGTGCGCAGCGCCTCCCGGGAGACCGGGGTGGGGATGGCCGTGGTGGTGGCCGCGAACCGGATGAAGCACCCCCTGGACGCCCGTACGCTGGCCCGGCTCGCGGTCCGGTACGCCGACCGGGGGGTGGTCGGCTTCGGGCTGTCCAACGACGAGCGGCGCGGCCTGGCCCGCGACTTCGACCGCGCCTTCGCCATCGCCCGGGAGGGCGGCCTGCTGGCGGCCCCGCACGGCGGCGAGCTGTCCGGCCCGGCCAGCGTCCGCGACTGCCTGGACGACCTGCACGCCGAACGCATCGGCCACGGCGTCCGCGCCGCCGAAGACCCGCACCTGCTCAAACGGCTCGCCGAATCGGGCGTCACCTGCGAGGTCTGCCCGGCCTCCAATGTCGCCCTCGGCGTCTACGACAAGCCCGAGGACGTCCCGCTGCGGACCCTCTTCGACGCGGGCGTCCGGCTGGCCCTGGGCGCCGACGACCCCCTCCTGTTCGGCTCCCGGCTGGCCGCCCAGTACGAGATCGCCCGCGACGTCCACGCCTTCACCGACCCCGAACTCGCCGAACTCGCCCGCCACTCGGTCTACGCCTCCCGCGCCCCCGAGGAGACCCGCACCCGCCTCCTGGCCGACATCGACGCGTGGGCGGAGGGTTAG
- a CDS encoding pyridoxal phosphate-dependent aminotransferase, translating into MSAATPPVPPARPATTDRRVSARVGAISESATLAVDAKAKALKAAGRPVIGFGAGEPDFPTPDYIVEAAAEACRVPKYHRYTPAGGLPELKAAIAAKTLRDSGYEVDASQVLVTNGGKQAIYEAFAAILDPGDEVIVPAPYWTTYPESIRLAGGVPVEVVTDETTGYRASVEQLEAARTERTKVLLFVSPSNPTGAVYSEADTEAIGRWAVEHGLWVLTDEIYEHLVYGDAAFTSLPAVFPELRDKCIVVNGVAKTYAMTGWRVGWIIGPKDVVKAATNLQSHATSNVSNVAQVAALAAVSGDLDAVAEMRVAFDRRRQTVVRMLNEIEGVVCPVPEGAFYVYPSVKALLGKEIRGKRPRTSVDLAALILDEAEVAVVPGEAFGTPGYLRLSYALGDDDLVEGVSRLQKLLGEAAD; encoded by the coding sequence ATGAGCGCTGCTACTCCCCCTGTACCGCCTGCCCGGCCCGCCACCACCGACCGACGGGTTTCGGCCCGGGTCGGGGCCATCTCCGAGTCCGCCACGCTGGCCGTGGACGCCAAGGCGAAGGCCCTCAAGGCCGCCGGGCGCCCGGTGATCGGCTTCGGCGCCGGCGAGCCCGACTTCCCGACCCCCGACTACATCGTCGAAGCCGCCGCCGAGGCCTGCCGCGTCCCGAAGTACCACCGCTACACCCCGGCCGGCGGCCTGCCGGAGCTGAAGGCGGCCATCGCCGCCAAGACGCTCCGCGACTCCGGCTACGAGGTGGACGCGTCCCAGGTACTGGTGACCAACGGCGGCAAGCAGGCGATCTACGAGGCGTTCGCGGCGATCCTCGACCCGGGCGACGAGGTGATCGTCCCGGCCCCGTACTGGACCACGTACCCCGAGTCGATCCGGCTGGCCGGCGGCGTCCCGGTCGAGGTGGTGACCGACGAGACGACCGGCTACCGGGCCTCGGTCGAGCAGCTGGAGGCGGCCCGCACCGAGCGCACCAAGGTGCTGCTCTTCGTCTCGCCGTCCAACCCGACCGGCGCCGTCTACAGCGAGGCCGACACCGAGGCGATCGGCCGCTGGGCGGTCGAGCACGGCCTGTGGGTGCTCACCGACGAGATCTACGAGCACCTGGTGTACGGCGACGCGGCCTTCACCTCGCTGCCGGCGGTCTTCCCCGAGCTGCGGGACAAGTGCATCGTGGTCAACGGCGTGGCGAAGACGTACGCCATGACCGGCTGGCGGGTCGGGTGGATCATCGGTCCGAAGGACGTGGTGAAGGCCGCCACCAACCTCCAGTCGCACGCCACCTCCAACGTCTCCAACGTGGCGCAGGTCGCCGCGCTGGCCGCCGTCTCCGGCGACCTGGACGCGGTCGCGGAGATGCGCGTCGCCTTCGACCGGCGCCGGCAGACCGTCGTCCGGATGCTCAACGAGATCGAGGGCGTGGTCTGCCCGGTCCCCGAGGGCGCGTTCTACGTGTACCCGTCGGTCAAGGCACTGCTCGGCAAGGAGATCCGCGGCAAGCGCCCGCGGACCTCGGTGGACCTGGCCGCGCTGATCCTGGACGAGGCCGAGGTCGCGGTCGTCCCCGGTGAGGCCTTCGGCACCCCGGGCTACCTGCGGCTGAGCTACGCGCTGGGTGACGACGACCTGGTGGAGGGCGTCTCGCGGCTCCAGAAGCTGCTCGGCGAGGCCGCCGACTGA
- the secE gene encoding preprotein translocase subunit SecE, with protein sequence MTEITDSIDVPEPGTTQDDQETEKKPRRGGKRGKKGPLGRLALFYRQIIAELRKVVWPNRNDLVTYTTVVIVFVVVIIAFVSVVDWGFSKLVSYVFG encoded by the coding sequence GTGACCGAGATCACGGACTCCATCGATGTTCCTGAGCCTGGTACGACTCAGGACGACCAGGAGACCGAGAAGAAGCCCCGCCGCGGTGGCAAGCGCGGAAAGAAGGGCCCGCTCGGGCGCCTTGCTCTGTTCTACCGCCAGATCATCGCGGAGCTGCGCAAGGTCGTCTGGCCGAATCGTAACGACCTGGTGACGTACACCACGGTGGTGATTGTCTTCGTCGTGGTCATCATCGCGTTCGTGAGCGTGGTTGACTGGGGTTTCTCGAAGCTCGTCTCGTACGTCTTCGGCTGA
- the nusG gene encoding transcription termination/antitermination protein NusG: MSDPNVYDAAADDESAEGDDTALDIVEGADADIDQAEAADLAAGKAAEEEAVQDAADAPEAAEDDEEPDSSVPDEAAAAPGPVDAVAAFREELRTLPGEWYVIHTYAGYENRVKSNLEQRAVSLNVEEYIYQAEVPQEEVVQIKNGDRKTIRQNKLPGYVLVRMDLTNESWGVVRNTPGVTGFVGNAYDPYPLTLDEIVKMLAPEVEAAAEAAAIADGTAQPRKVQVQVLDFEVGDSVTVTDGPFATLQATINEINPDSKKVKGLVEIFGRETPVELSFDQIQKN; encoded by the coding sequence GTGTCTGACCCGAACGTGTACGACGCCGCCGCCGATGACGAGTCTGCCGAGGGCGACGACACCGCGCTCGACATCGTCGAGGGGGCCGACGCCGACATCGACCAGGCAGAGGCTGCCGATCTTGCCGCGGGCAAGGCCGCCGAGGAAGAGGCGGTCCAGGACGCCGCGGACGCTCCCGAGGCCGCTGAGGACGACGAGGAACCCGACTCCTCGGTTCCGGACGAGGCCGCGGCGGCCCCCGGGCCGGTCGACGCGGTGGCCGCCTTCCGCGAGGAGCTGCGGACGCTGCCCGGCGAGTGGTATGTCATCCACACGTACGCGGGTTACGAGAACCGGGTGAAGTCCAACCTGGAGCAGCGTGCCGTCTCGCTCAACGTCGAGGAGTACATCTACCAGGCCGAGGTGCCCCAGGAAGAGGTCGTCCAGATCAAGAACGGCGACCGCAAGACGATCCGGCAGAACAAACTCCCCGGTTACGTCCTGGTGCGCATGGATCTGACGAACGAGTCGTGGGGCGTCGTCCGCAACACCCCCGGTGTCACCGGCTTCGTCGGCAACGCCTACGACCCGTATCCGCTGACCCTCGACGAGATCGTCAAGATGCTCGCCCCCGAGGTGGAAGCCGCCGCCGAGGCCGCCGCGATCGCCGACGGCACGGCCCAGCCCCGCAAGGTCCAGGTCCAGGTCCTCGACTTCGAGGTCGGCGACTCGGTCACCGTCACCGACGGCCCCTTCGCGACCCTCCAGGCCACGATCAACGAGATCAACCCGGACTCCAAGAAGGTCAAGGGCCTCGTCGAGATCTTCGGCCGGGAGACCCCGGTCGAGCTCAGCTTCGACCAGATCCAGAAGAACTAG
- a CDS encoding SGNH/GDSL hydrolase family protein, with amino-acid sequence MRLTRSLSALGALVAALALAIVGTGPAQAAGPSYVALGDSYSAGNGAGNYISSSGDCHRSNSAYPALWAAAHAPSSFTFAACSGAVTTDVINSQLGGLSSATTLVTVTIGGNDAGFSDVITTCVTGSDSTCVNRVNTAESYVRNTLPGRLDAVYNAIHAKAPSARVVVLGYPDIYTLNVFCIGLSATKHQKIDEAADLIDTTTATRAAAHGFVFGDVRSTFRGHELCSGDNYLHDLALPIWESYHPTAVGHSAGYLPVLNADD; translated from the coding sequence GTGAGACTCACCAGGTCACTGTCAGCGCTCGGCGCGCTGGTAGCCGCTCTCGCCCTCGCCATCGTGGGCACCGGTCCGGCCCAGGCGGCCGGACCCTCGTACGTCGCCCTCGGGGACTCGTACTCGGCCGGCAACGGGGCCGGGAACTACATCAGTTCGAGTGGCGACTGCCACCGCAGCAACAGCGCGTACCCCGCACTGTGGGCCGCCGCCCACGCGCCGTCGTCGTTCACGTTCGCCGCCTGCTCCGGGGCGGTGACGACCGATGTGATCAACAGTCAGCTCGGCGGCCTGAGCTCAGCCACCACGCTGGTCACCGTCACCATCGGCGGCAACGACGCGGGCTTCTCCGACGTGATCACCACCTGCGTCACCGGCTCCGACAGCACCTGCGTCAACCGGGTCAACACGGCCGAGAGCTACGTCCGCAACACCCTGCCCGGCCGGCTCGACGCGGTCTACAACGCAATCCACGCCAAGGCCCCCTCGGCCCGCGTCGTCGTCCTGGGATACCCGGACATCTACACGCTCAACGTCTTCTGCATCGGCCTCAGCGCCACCAAGCACCAGAAGATCGACGAGGCCGCCGACCTGATCGACACCACCACGGCCACCCGCGCCGCCGCCCACGGCTTCGTCTTCGGCGACGTCCGCAGCACCTTCCGCGGCCACGAGCTCTGCTCCGGCGACAACTACCTCCACGACCTGGCCCTCCCCATCTGGGAGTCCTACCACCCCACCGCCGTCGGCCACTCCGCCGGCTACCTCCCGGTCCTCAACGCCGACGACTGA
- a CDS encoding epoxide hydrolase family protein translates to MPDAAPRPEPYSPRAAPAALEDLRTRLRATRWPDAPEDAGWSLGTDLGYLRELVAYWADGFDWPAQEAALARFPRFRVPLGGGLRVHFAHVRAAAPTGPVLPLVLTHGWPDSFWRYAKVVPLLTDPGAHGADPADAFDVVVPDVPGFGYSDRPTGAPLNSVDVAGLWAELMTVLGYPRFGAAGGDIGSHVSRYLGLDHPDRVVAVHRTDAGLPIFGGDPADLTPEERAWMAGAAAWGASEGAYAAVHRTKPQTAAFGLTDSPVGLAAWIVEKLRSWSDCGGDIERSFTKDEILTNVTLYWLTGTIGSSMRMYSANAAIPPAQLARRVEVPSGFSIFGGDVVRPPRAWLERTANAVRVTEPARGGHFAAFEEPELYAAELRAFFRPYRAALAAPSAPNAPTAPTA, encoded by the coding sequence ATGCCGGATGCCGCTCCCCGCCCCGAGCCGTACAGCCCGCGGGCCGCGCCCGCGGCGCTGGAGGACCTCCGCACGCGGCTGCGTGCGACGCGCTGGCCGGACGCGCCCGAGGACGCCGGGTGGTCGCTCGGCACCGACCTCGGCTATCTGCGCGAGCTCGTCGCGTACTGGGCGGACGGGTTCGACTGGCCGGCACAGGAGGCGGCGCTGGCCCGGTTCCCCCGCTTCCGCGTCCCGCTCGGCGGCGGCCTGCGAGTCCACTTCGCGCACGTGCGGGCCGCCGCGCCGACCGGGCCCGTCCTGCCGCTGGTCCTCACCCACGGCTGGCCGGACTCCTTCTGGCGCTACGCCAAGGTCGTCCCGCTCCTCACCGACCCCGGCGCGCACGGCGCCGACCCGGCCGACGCCTTCGACGTGGTCGTGCCCGACGTGCCCGGCTTCGGGTACTCCGACCGCCCCACCGGCGCGCCGCTGAACTCCGTCGACGTCGCGGGCCTGTGGGCCGAGCTGATGACCGTCCTCGGCTACCCGCGGTTCGGCGCGGCGGGCGGCGACATCGGCAGCCACGTGAGCCGCTACCTCGGGCTCGACCACCCCGACCGGGTCGTGGCCGTCCACCGCACCGACGCGGGCCTGCCGATCTTCGGCGGCGACCCGGCGGACCTCACGCCGGAGGAGCGCGCCTGGATGGCGGGCGCCGCGGCCTGGGGCGCGAGCGAGGGCGCGTACGCCGCCGTGCACCGGACGAAGCCGCAGACCGCCGCCTTCGGGCTGACCGACTCGCCGGTCGGGCTGGCCGCGTGGATCGTCGAGAAGCTCCGGTCGTGGAGCGACTGCGGCGGCGACATCGAGCGGAGCTTCACCAAGGACGAGATCCTGACGAACGTCACGCTCTACTGGCTCACCGGGACGATCGGCTCCTCGATGCGGATGTACAGCGCGAACGCCGCGATCCCGCCCGCGCAGCTGGCCCGCCGGGTCGAGGTGCCGTCCGGCTTCTCGATCTTCGGCGGCGACGTCGTCCGCCCGCCGCGGGCCTGGCTCGAACGCACGGCGAACGCGGTCCGGGTGACCGAGCCGGCGCGGGGCGGCCACTTCGCGGCGTTCGAGGAGCCCGAGCTGTACGCGGCGGAGCTGCGTGCCTTCTTCCGCCCGTACCGCGCGGCACTCGCGGCGCCTTCCGCGCCCAACGCGCCCACCGCGCCCACCGCCTGA
- a CDS encoding LysR family transcriptional regulator: protein MELRRLRYFVVLARHLHFGRAAAELRIAQPGLSQQIKVLEKELKVVLLDRGPQGVALTPAGEALLAGAGPVLSAADQLGERVRAVADGADGRLRVAYSRSGADDLVSDLIRRFRGEHPRVRVTVTTTMSAWGLRLLLDGGLDAVFVRGEVREPGVDSAVVSREEAAVVLPAGHPLAACELMDRQDLRCLPVVLWPRESGPSLYDELVGDVWPDGPPELAAEEPDFEQVVAAVAAGAGISVMDLGRARKLAPPEVAVRRFRGVPPAYAVSLAWRADEADPAVRRFVSYARGWLHARGGAR from the coding sequence ATGGAGTTGCGCCGCCTGAGGTACTTCGTGGTACTTGCCCGGCATCTGCACTTCGGCCGGGCGGCGGCCGAACTCCGGATCGCCCAACCGGGGTTGAGCCAGCAGATCAAGGTGCTGGAGAAGGAGCTCAAGGTGGTCCTGCTCGACCGGGGACCGCAGGGCGTCGCCCTCACGCCGGCTGGCGAGGCCCTGCTGGCCGGCGCCGGTCCCGTCCTGTCCGCGGCCGACCAACTCGGCGAGCGGGTACGGGCGGTGGCCGACGGGGCGGACGGCCGGCTGCGGGTGGCGTACTCGCGCTCGGGCGCCGACGACCTGGTCTCGGACCTGATCCGCCGCTTCCGCGGCGAACACCCGCGCGTGCGGGTGACGGTGACCACGACGATGTCCGCGTGGGGCCTGCGGCTGCTGCTCGACGGCGGGTTGGACGCGGTGTTCGTACGGGGTGAGGTGCGCGAGCCGGGCGTCGACTCCGCGGTGGTGAGCCGCGAGGAGGCCGCCGTGGTGCTGCCGGCCGGCCATCCCCTGGCCGCGTGTGAGCTGATGGACCGTCAGGACCTGCGGTGTTTGCCGGTGGTGCTGTGGCCGCGGGAGTCCGGCCCGAGCCTGTACGACGAACTGGTCGGCGACGTATGGCCGGACGGGCCGCCCGAACTGGCCGCGGAGGAGCCCGACTTCGAGCAGGTGGTGGCGGCGGTCGCGGCCGGCGCCGGCATCTCCGTCATGGACCTGGGCCGCGCCCGCAAGCTGGCGCCCCCCGAGGTGGCCGTGCGCCGTTTCCGGGGCGTACCGCCGGCGTACGCGGTGTCCCTGGCCTGGCGGGCGGACGAGGCGGACCCGGCGGTCCGGCGCTTCGTCTCGTACGCGCGGGGTTGGCTGCACGCCCGCGGGGGTGCGCGGTGA
- a CDS encoding MFS transporter: MRTGKAEVITTAEYVMLCGVFFLMGAETYLVSPLLPTLSADLGASTPATALVVTAFVVAYGVAGPPLGVVADRAPRWIFIVAGGGLFAAGNVFSALAQSLPLLVAARALSGLGAAMAAPSCWAYLAERTAPARRGRAISVAVAVYGLGQVLGVPLGTVCAQFLGWRVAFAGIGAGFAVMVPLLARRLTRTPAVAAPAGLRALIRPWRAPRISLGLTATLLFQAGRLGAYTYVGALLAQRFGFSLAQQGAAGLLVGVSSMLGSLASGPVIDRLRSRGRSEIWLSVVSAAVFVLSAPVALTTGHLALCLGALFVWCVAGSAFYSTQQAYLASADPSQRASVLAWNSSMMNVGIAAGTSLLGMTAVGSAGFAATAAGFGLFGGAVALALTRSGRGASATATAEGLPPAVPRYARPGARNASGT; this comes from the coding sequence ATGCGCACAGGCAAGGCCGAGGTGATCACCACGGCCGAGTACGTGATGCTGTGCGGCGTCTTCTTCCTCATGGGCGCGGAGACCTACCTCGTCTCCCCGCTGCTGCCCACCCTCTCCGCCGACCTCGGCGCCTCCACCCCCGCCACCGCGCTCGTCGTGACCGCCTTCGTCGTCGCCTACGGGGTCGCCGGACCGCCGCTGGGGGTCGTGGCCGACCGCGCCCCCCGGTGGATCTTCATCGTGGCCGGCGGCGGCCTGTTCGCGGCCGGCAACGTCTTCTCCGCGCTCGCCCAGAGCCTGCCGCTGCTGGTCGCCGCGCGGGCGCTGAGCGGCCTGGGCGCGGCGATGGCCGCCCCCTCGTGCTGGGCCTACCTCGCCGAGCGCACCGCACCGGCCCGCCGGGGCCGCGCCATATCGGTCGCGGTCGCGGTCTACGGCCTCGGGCAGGTGCTCGGCGTGCCGCTGGGCACGGTCTGCGCCCAGTTCCTGGGCTGGCGGGTGGCGTTCGCCGGTATCGGCGCGGGCTTCGCCGTGATGGTCCCGCTGCTGGCCCGCCGGCTGACCCGTACGCCGGCGGTCGCGGCTCCGGCGGGTCTACGCGCGCTGATCAGGCCCTGGCGGGCGCCGCGGATCAGCCTCGGGCTGACCGCGACCCTGCTCTTCCAGGCCGGCCGGCTTGGCGCGTACACCTACGTCGGTGCCCTGTTGGCGCAGCGCTTCGGGTTCTCCCTGGCCCAGCAGGGCGCGGCGGGGCTGCTGGTCGGGGTCAGCTCGATGCTGGGGTCGCTGGCGAGCGGCCCGGTGATCGACCGGCTGCGCTCCCGGGGCCGCAGCGAGATCTGGCTGTCGGTGGTGTCCGCGGCGGTCTTCGTCCTGTCGGCGCCGGTCGCCCTGACGACCGGTCACCTCGCCCTGTGCCTGGGCGCGTTGTTCGTCTGGTGCGTGGCCGGGAGCGCCTTCTACTCCACCCAGCAGGCGTATCTGGCGAGCGCGGATCCCAGCCAGCGCGCCTCGGTCCTGGCCTGGAACAGCTCGATGATGAACGTCGGCATCGCGGCCGGCACCTCGCTGCTGGGGATGACCGCGGTGGGCTCCGCGGGGTTCGCGGCGACGGCGGCCGGGTTCGGCCTGTTCGGCGGGGCGGTGGCGCTGGCGCTGACCCGCAGCGGCCGCGGCGCGTCCGCCACGGCCACGGCGGAGGGACTCCCGCCGGCGGTCCCGCGGTACGCCCGCCCGGGTGCCCGCAACGCGTCGGGCACCTGA